A genome region from Triticum aestivum cultivar Chinese Spring chromosome 2B, IWGSC CS RefSeq v2.1, whole genome shotgun sequence includes the following:
- the LOC123040343 gene encoding probable cinnamyl alcohol dehydrogenase 6, which translates to MEVTPNHTQAVSGWAAMEPSGKVVPFAFKRRENGVDDVTIKVHYCGMCHTDLHFINNDWGITMYPVVPGHEITGVVTRVGANVSGFRPGDRVGVGCIAASCLDCDHCRRSEENYCDKAALTYNGIFWDGSVTYGGYSNMLVAHKRFLVRIPDALPLDAAAPLLCAGITVYSPMKQHGMLLGEPGRRLGVVGLGGLGHVAVKFGKAFGLKVTVISTSPAKEREARESLKADDFVLSTDERQMQAMGRSLDYVIDTVSAQHSLGPILELLKVNGKLVLVAAPDKPVELPSFPLIFGKRTVSGSMTGGMKETQEMMDLCGEHGITADIELVSTDGINDALARLARNDVRYRFVVDVAGTGSSL; encoded by the coding sequence ATGGAGGTGACCCCGAACCACACGCAGGCCGTGAGCGGGTGGGCGGCCATGGAGCCCTCCGGCAAGGTGGTGCCCTTCGCCTTCAAGCGCCGGGAGAACGGCGTCGACGACGTCACCATCAAGGTGCACTACTGCGGCATGTGCCACACCGACCTCCACTTCATCAACAACGACTGGGGCATCACCATGTACCCCGTCGTGCCCGGCCACGAGATCACCGGCGTCGTCACCCGGGTCGGCGCCAACGTCTCCGGCTTCCGCCCCGGCGACCGCGTCGGCGTGGGATGCATCGCCGCCTCCTGCCTCGACTGCGACCACTGCCGCCGCTCCGAGGAGAACTACTGCGACAAGGCCGCGCTCACATACAACGGCATCTTCTGGGACGGCAGCGTCACCTACGGCGGCTACTCCAACATGCTCGTCGCCCACAAGCGGTTCCTCGTGCGCATCCCCGACGCCCTCCCGCTGGACGCCGCCGCGCCGCTGCTGTGCGCCGGGATCACCGTGTACAGCCCCATGAAGCAGCACGGCATGCTTCTGGGTGAGCCCGGGCGGCGCCTCGGCGTGGTCGGGCTGGGCGGGCTCGGCCACGTCGCCGTCAAGTTCGGCAAGGCGTTCGGGCTCAAGGTCACCGTCATCAGCACGTCGCCGGCCAAGGAGCGGGAGGCCAGGGAGAGCCTCAAGGCCGACGACTTCGTCCTCAGCACCGACGAGAGGCAGATGCAGGCCATGGGTCGGAGCCTGGACTACGTGATCGACACGGTGTCGGCGCAGCACTCGCTGGGGCccatcctggagctgctcaaggTGAACGGAAAGCTGGTGCTGGTGGCGGCGCCGGACAAGCCCGTGGAGCTGCCGTCCTTCCCGCTCATCTTCGGGAAGAGGACGGTGAGCGGGAGCATGACGGGCGGCATGAAGGAGACGCAGGAGATGATGGACCTCTGCGGAGAGCACGGCATTACCGCTGACATCGAGCTCGTCTCTACCGACGGGATCAACGACGCTCTGGCCAGGCTCGCCCGCAACGACGTCCGCTACCGCTTcgtcgtcgacgtcgccgggacTGGCTCCAGTCTCTAG